The Acidobacteriota bacterium genome includes the window GTCCTCGGATTCGAGGCTCCCGCGGCGGACGGTCCCACCCGGCACACGCTGATGGTGCTGGCCAACTGCTTGGGCGGGACCATGTCCTCCCGGCTGTTTACGGAGATCCGCGAGAAGCGGGGCCTTGTCTATTCGATTTCCGCGGAGCACATGCTCTACACGGACACGGGCCTCTTCACCATCCAGGCGGCCTCCAGCCACGACAAGGCGAGGCGGACCGTGGAGGAGACCCTGGAGGTTCTGGCGGGCGTGGTAAAGGAAGGCCTGGCGGAGGAAGAGGTCGCCCTCGCAAAGGACAACCTTCTGGGGGGATTGATCCTGTCTCTGGAGTCCCCCGCCTCCCGTATGGGGCGCCTCGCGAGAAACGAGTTGTACTTCGGCAGGCAGAAGCCCGTGGAAGAGGCCCTCGAGGGCATCCGGAGGGTAACCGCGGCGGCGGTCGCCCGGGCCGCCCGCAGACTGTTCGTACCGGAAAACGGCCTGGTCTTCGTCCTGGGAAGGGCGTCTGCCCTCCGGTCCGGAGCCCTGGGGATCTTGGAGCGATCATGAACGGCTGTCCGCCCGTGCGGCTCCTGCGGCTTGCCCACGGCCGTGGGCTGCCTGTGCCGTCCGCCGCCACGCCGTCCTCCGCCGGCTTCGACCTCTGCGCCGCCGTGCAGGAGTCCGTGGTCCTCAAGCCCGGCGAACGACGTCTCATTCCCACGGGCTTCGCATGGGAGATTCCGGATGGGTTTGAAGGCCAGGTCCGGCCCCGGTCCGGCCTCGCCATCCGGCACGGACTGACGCTTCTCAATGCCCCAGGGACCGTGGATTCCGACTACCGGGGGGAGGTGTGCGTGATCCTGTGCAATCTCGGGGAGGAGCCCTACACGGTGGAACGGGGGGCCCGGATCGCACAGATGGTCGTTTCCCCGGTGACCCGGTGCGAGGTCATCGAGGCCGATGAACTGACCCCCACGGAACGGGGCGCGGGTGGTTTCGGTCACACGGGAACTTGAGGCGGGACGCATGTTGCCGGA containing:
- the dut gene encoding dUTP diphosphatase, coding for MNGCPPVRLLRLAHGRGLPVPSAATPSSAGFDLCAAVQESVVLKPGERRLIPTGFAWEIPDGFEGQVRPRSGLAIRHGLTLLNAPGTVDSDYRGEVCVILCNLGEEPYTVERGARIAQMVVSPVTRCEVIEADELTPTERGAGGFGHTGT